DNA from Sorangium aterium:
GCAGAGCCGCTCCCACATGATCGGGTGGGCGATGCAGAGGTTCGAGCCGACGAGCACAACGACGTCGGACTCCTCGAAATCGCGGTACGTGTAGGGCGGCGCGTCGAACCCGAACGCCTCCTTGTACGCGACCACCGCCGTCGCCATGCATTGCCGGGTGTTGCCGTCCCCGTGCAGCATGCCCATCCCGAACTTCGCGAGCGCCCCGAGGAAGGCCATCTCCTCGGTGACGATCTGCCCGGTGCTGATGAACGCGACCGACTCCTTGCCGTGCGCGTCCTGGATCGCCTTGAACCGATCGACGAACGTGCGGAGCGCGACGTCCCACTCCACGCGCTCCAGCTTCCCGCGCGCGTTCCTGAGGAGCGGCGCCGTCGCGCGATCGGTCGCGCGGAGCGGCGTGAGCGCCTCCCAGCCCTTCGGGCACGCCATCCCGAGGTTCACGGGATAGTCGGTGTTCGGCGAGAGGTTGATCGCCTCGCCGTCCTTGAGGTGCACGTTCAGCCCGCACCCGGTCGAGCAGAACCCGCACACGACCGTCGTCGTCTGGTCGGGCTTGAGCCGCGCAGGCACCCTCCCGAGGCCGAACTCGCCAGGGGTGAGGAGCAGCTCGCGCGTCAGCGGCCCGTTGCGCTGCAAGAGGAGGTTGTCCGCCTGCTTGGGCGCCGGAGGCGTCTTCTTCGCATCGCTCGCATCGCTGGTCGTCATCAGGAGAGCCCTCCGGGCATCTTGGAGGCGGGCGCCGCTGCGAAGAAGAGGTACCGCTCGAGGAACTCGCCCGCGAGGCAGAACAGGAACGCCACGACCGCCATCGCCATCAGAACTTCAGAGCTCACGCCGCTGTTCGGCGCCGAGAAGAGGCTGAGCGCCGGCAGGACGATCCCGCCGAGCGCCCCGCAGGCGAAGCGCCAGCCCGTCGCGCCCTTCAGCTCTCCCGTCATCAGGATCGCGCTCCGCTTGAGCGTGGAGTGGCTCCGCTTCCGCAGGTGCCGGAACATCGAGAGCTCCACGAGCAGCTTGAGCGCCGTCGTCACGCACAGGAACGCGCTCAGCCCGCGGAAGCCCCGGGTCAGGAGCAGCGCCGCGTGCTCGGCGCTCAGGAGCAGGCCGATCATCAGGACCGTCGAGCTCCCGAGGATGGCCGCCGTGGTCGCGAACTTGAAGCCCGTCAGGGCCCCGCGCCAGTGCTCCCGCTGCGTCGCGGCGTACACCATCACGGAGCAGAAGACCCCGAGGATCCCGCTCAGCGCGACCGCATAGGAGAGCGGCGCCTGCAGGGGCCCGATCGGGGGCAGCATCGAGAGCGCCGGGATGGCAGGCACCCAGAAGGACGCTGCGTATAGCGTCGCGGCGCCCGCGAAGAGCGAGAAGCCCAGGATCTCCCGGCTGAGCCACGACGTCTTGAGGCCCAGGAAGGCCCGGAACGCGAACTGCGGCCGGCCGAGGTGAAAGAGGCTCGCCTTCAGCGCGGCGATCCCGAAGACGAGCGCGAACGTCGCGCTGTGGCCGCCGAAATCCCGCGTCGCCTGCGCGCCGAGGAGCTCGTTGAGCGCCAGGTTCACGCAGAACGCGCCCACCGAGAGCTGCGTCAGCACCAGCATCGCGACGAGCGGAGGGTGGGAGTGCTCCCGGCTCACCTGGTAGAAGTCCGCGGGGAGCATGTTGCGCGGCAGCGACTTCTGCGTCTTGTAGGTCGTCGTCGGGATCGTGATCTCCGGCGCCGCCGCCCCCGGCAGGAAGAGGCTCGTCTGGCTCTCTTGCACGGCCTGCTGCTGGTCGACCATCGTGATCCGGATGGCGCCGTTCGGGCACGACTGCACGCACGCCGGGGCCTCGTCGTTGGCCAGCCGGTCGCTGCACATGTCGCACTTGCGCACGATCCCCCGCTCCGCGTTGAACTTCGGAGCGTCGTAGGGGCACATCAGGATGCAGTACTGGCAGCCGATGCACTGGTCATCGAGGTGCTTGACGATGCCGGTGATCGGGTCCTTCTCGTAGGCCTTGACCGGGCACCCCGACATGCACGCCGGGTCCAGGCAGTGGTGGCACGCCGTCGTCACGCTCTGCTGCGCCGGCGTCTGGGGCGTGCCGCCGTGGAGGAGCCCGACCGAGCGCCACACCTCGTTGTCGTCGAGGCCGTTCAGGCTGTGGCAGGCAGTGACGCACGCCTTGCAGGCCGTGCACGCGTCGAGGTCGACCTCGAAGCCGTACTGCTGGCCAGGCTTCGGCTTCTCGAGCGGGATGAGGTCGCGGTAGTACTTGGACTGAGCCGGGAGCGCGTGCTCCTCGTGCATCCTGGAGAACTTCTCGACCGCCGTGAGCTTCTGCTGGTCGGCCAGGAGCGACTCCAGCAGGCTCTTGTTGTTGTCGTGGATCTTCGGCGCCGAGTTGACGATGGGTAAGCGAAAATGAGTGTCCGAGACCTTTGCAACGCTCATCGAAATTCCCTGTCTACCCGGCGCGGAAGCCCAGCCCCGAGAACTCCAAGAGAGACACAGCGAACGGCGGCGCGTCCGCCGCAAGGGAGCGCCTGGCG
Protein-coding regions in this window:
- a CDS encoding DmsC/YnfH family molybdoenzyme membrane anchor subunit; the protein is MSVAKVSDTHFRLPIVNSAPKIHDNNKSLLESLLADQQKLTAVEKFSRMHEEHALPAQSKYYRDLIPLEKPKPGQQYGFEVDLDACTACKACVTACHSLNGLDDNEVWRSVGLLHGGTPQTPAQQSVTTACHHCLDPACMSGCPVKAYEKDPITGIVKHLDDQCIGCQYCILMCPYDAPKFNAERGIVRKCDMCSDRLANDEAPACVQSCPNGAIRITMVDQQQAVQESQTSLFLPGAAAPEITIPTTTYKTQKSLPRNMLPADFYQVSREHSHPPLVAMLVLTQLSVGAFCVNLALNELLGAQATRDFGGHSATFALVFGIAALKASLFHLGRPQFAFRAFLGLKTSWLSREILGFSLFAGAATLYAASFWVPAIPALSMLPPIGPLQAPLSYAVALSGILGVFCSVMVYAATQREHWRGALTGFKFATTAAILGSSTVLMIGLLLSAEHAALLLTRGFRGLSAFLCVTTALKLLVELSMFRHLRKRSHSTLKRSAILMTGELKGATGWRFACGALGGIVLPALSLFSAPNSGVSSEVLMAMAVVAFLFCLAGEFLERYLFFAAAPASKMPGGLS